A segment of the Cohnella algarum genome:
GCTCGGAGCCCCTTTTTTCCTTGCGCGGGCCCATCCATCTCATTTTGAGATGATATTGATAGGAATTGATTATTTTTAACATCGTCAAGGATATACTATAATTTCTAGGGTGACTTATTTACGTTTAAAAATTCATTTTATCGACAAATCAATGAACTCGAGGGGTAGGACCATGGCGACAGAAGAGTGTACCCAACGTGAATTCTGGGAAAAGTACTACGGCCACAATTTGGGCTACATCCAGGAGCAGTATGAATTGTATTTGAGCAATCCGGAGGCGGTAGAGCCGGAATATCGCGAACTGTTCGCGACAAAAGGAGCGCCGCCTCTTCGCTATGCCGGTTCGGCCGCGCAGGCGGCTCCTTCGGCGGCCGGAATCGACCCGCGGCAGCTGCGGAACGCCGTGCTTGCCGGCAAGCTTGTTTTCAATATTCGCGCTTACGGCCATTTGGCTGCGGACATCGATCCGCTGGGCATCGGTCCGAAAGCGGATACGAACATTATGGAGCCTTCCGCGTTCGGACTGAGCGAAGCGGACCTGGCGGCTTTGCCGGCCGAGCTCGTATGGGAAGGCGCTCCGGCGGGCCTCGCGAACGGCTGGGAAGCGATCAAGAAGCTGCGCGAAACCTACACCGGAACGATCGCCTTCGACTTCGGCCACGTTCATTCCGAAGAGGAAAGAAAGTGGCTGAACCATTGGGCGGAGCAGGAAATTCCGTCCAAGAAGCCGAACGCCGCGGAACAGCGGAAGCTGCTGACCCGCCTGATCGAGGCGGAGCAGTTCGAAGATTTTCTGCACCGCACCTTCGTCGGCCAAAAACGGTTCTCCGTAGAGGGCAACGACGTGCTGGTCGCGCTCGTGGACGAAATCGTGCACGAGCTGACGAACGACGGCGTCCGCAACATCACGATGGGCATGGCTCACCGCGGCCGCCTGAATATTCTGGCCCACGTGCTGAATAAGCCGTATTCGAAAATTTTTTCCGAGTTCCATCATTCGCCGAACAAAAATCTGATCCCGTCCGAAGGCTCGATCGGCATCAATTACGGCTGGACGGGGGATGTCAAATACCATCTCGGAGCGAACCGTTCGATCAAGACGGGCGAAGCCGTCGAAACGCGCATCACGCTGGCGAACAATCCGAGCCATCTCGAGTACGTCAATCCGGTCGTGCAAGGCTTCGCGCGTGCCGCCCAGGAGGATCGGAGCCAACCGGGCTATCCGAAGCAAAATTTCGATCTCGCGGCATCGATCGTCATGCACGGGGACGCGGCTTTCCCGGGCGAGGGCATCGTAACGGAAACGTTGAACCTCGGCCAGTTGCGGGGCTACGGAATCGGCGGCACGATCCATATTATCGTCAATAACAAAATCGGCTTTACGACCGAGAGCGTCGATTCGCGTTCGACCCATTATGCGAGCGACGCGGCCAAAGGATATGAAATTCCGATCGTTCACGTCAACGCGGACGATCCTGAAGCCTGCATCGCCGCGGCGCGAATGGCCGCCGAATATCGCAAACTGTTCAAGAAGGATTTCCTGATCGATCTGGTCGGCTACCGGAAATACGGCCACAACGAGGGCGACGATCCGGATGCGACCCAGCCGCTGATCTATAAGAAAGTGAAGGCTCACCCGTCGGTCAGCAAGATCTACTGGAACAAGCTTTCCGCAGCGGGCGCCCTGAGCGAGGGAACCTACGACGAAATCAAAAAATCCGTGCTCGACAAGCTGAAGGAAGCGTACGAGCAAGTGAAGCAGAACGAAGGGCAGGAAGCGGTGCACCAATCGCCGCCCGAGGCTGACGACAAGGAACCGGCGTTCCCGACGGCGGTGCCGCTCGAGAAGCTTCGCGAAATCAACGCCGAGCTGCTGCGGTGGCCGAACGGATTCAAGGTGTATCCGAAGCTGCAAAAGATTTTGGAACGCCGCGCGGACGCGCTGAACGAAGGGGAAAAGGTGGACTGGAGCCACGCGGAAACGCTGGCGTTCGCCACGATTTTGTCCGAGGGCCGTCCGATCCGGATTACCGGGCAGGATGCCGAGCGCGCCACGTTCGCGCACCGGAACCTCGTGCTTCACGACCCGGAGACGGGCGACGTGTTCTGTCCGCTGCACCGCTTGCCGCAAGCCCGGGCATCGTTTGCGATTCATAACAGCCCGTTGTCCGAATCGGCCGTTTTGGGCTTCGAATACGGCTATAACGTGTTTTCTCCCGAAACGATGGTCATCTGGGAAGCGCAGTTCGGCGATTTCGCGAACGTGGCGCAGGTGCTGTTCGACCAGTTCATCGCGGCCGGACGCTCCAAATGGTCCGAAAAATCGAGCCTGGTCATGCTGCTTCCGCACGGCTTCGAAGGCCAGGGGCCGGAGCACTCGAGCGCGCGGCTCGAACGGGTGCTGCAGCTCTCCGGCGAAGAAAACTGGATCGTGGCCAACGTTTCGAGCGCGGCACAGTATTTTCACCTGCTCCGCCGCCAAGCGTCCCTGCTGGGCACGGACAACGCGAGGCCGCTCGTGCTCATGAGCCCGAAAAGCCTGTTGCGGAACCCGCGCGTCGCTTCGGCGCCTGCGGAGTTCAGCGAAGGCTCGTTCCGCTCCGTGTTGGAGCATCCGGGCCTCGGAGGCAAGAAAGACCGCGTCGAACGGCTCGTGCTCTGCTCGGGCAAAGTGTCGATCGATTTGGCCGAAGCGCTTGAGAAGGAAGAGAACGGCAAGACGGATTGGCTGCATATCGCCCGCGTCGAGCAGCTTTATCCTTTCCCGGCGAACGAAATCGCCGAAATTGCCGGACGCTACCCGAAACTGAAAGAAATCGTATGGGTTCAGGAAGAACCGCGCAATATGGGTGCTTGGAATTTCGTCGAGTCCCGGCTTCGCGATCTTGCCCCCGCCGGCGTCTCCGTTCAATATATCGGCCGCCCGGACCGTTCGAGCCCGGCTACCGGCTTCCAGCAGGTCCACGCGCTGGAACAGCAGTATATCATCTCGCAAACGTTGAAGCCGAGTCGTTCCTTGACTCTTAACTTGGGGAGGTAACAACAGTGCAAGAAATCATCGTACCCGCTATGGGAGAATCGATCTCGGAAGGAACCATCGCCAGATGGGCCGTTAAAGTAGGCGATACGGTTCAGCAGGGCGACCTGCTGCTCGAACTGGAAACCGATAAAGTCAACCTGGAAATCAGCGCGGACCAAGGCGGCGTCATCGCCGAAATCATCCGCCAAGAAGGCGACACCGTGCAAATCGGCGAAGTCGTCGGACGGATCGGCGAAGGCGGCGCTGCCGCGGCCCCTGCGCCCGCGGCCCCGGCCGCTTTGGCTCCCGCAGCTCCTGCAGCCGCACCGGCAGCCGCGCCGGCCGCACCGGCAGCCGCTCCCGCGGCCGCGGATTCCGCCGCGAACGTTCCGGCATCCCCGGCCGCCCGCAAGCTGGCGCGCGAGCAGGGCATCGACTTGAGCCGCACGCCGACCCGCGATCCGCTCGGCCGCGTCTATCCCGAGGACGTGCGCGCAGCCGGTTCCGCTCCGGCCTCCGCTGCCGCTCCGGCAGCCAAGCCTGCGGCGGCCGCAGCTCCGGCCGCCGTCAATCCGGCCAAGCCGTCGGAACGCAAGCGCATGTCGCGCCGTCGGCTGACGATCGCGAATCGCCTCGTCGAAGCGCAGCACAACGCCGCGATGCTGACGACGTTTAACGAAGTCGACATGACCGCCATTCTCGACGTTCGCAAACGCCGCAAGCAATCGTTCCAAGAAAAATTCGAAGTCAACCTCGGCTTCATGTCGTTCTTCACGAAAGCCGTCGTAGGCGCGCTCAAGCGGTTCCCGCTGCTCAACGCGGAAATCGACGGCGAAGACATCATCGAAAAGCACTACTATGACATCGGCATCGCCGTGGCCGCCAAGGAAGGCCTTGTCGTTCCGGTCGTACGCGACGCGGACCGTCTCGGCTTCGCCGAAATCGAGCGCACGATCGCCGATCTCGCGAAGAAAGCCCGTTCCAATACGCTGAGCCTGTCCGATCTGAGCGGCGGCACGTTCACGATCACGAACGGCGGCGTGTTCGGCTCGCTGCTGTCGACGCCGATTCTGAACGCGCCGCAAGTCGGGATTCTCGGCATGCACAAAATCCAGTACCGTCCGGTCGCCATCAACAACGAGACGATGGAGATCCGCCCGATGATGTACCTTGCGCTCTCCTACGATCACCGGATCGTGGACGGCGCCGAAGCGGTCAGCTTCCTCGTCAAAGTCAAGGAACTGCTCGAAGATCCGGAATCGCTTCTGCTCGAAAGCTAAGATCGCGCGTCCGCTTCGGACGTTGCCCGGTGCTTGTCGCCTTTCAAACCGCCTCGCGGCCTCCTGGCCGGGGCGGTTTTTTTTGGAGACGGCGCGGCTTGCGGGACAGCGGGAGATCCGCTCAGCCGGCGGAGGATCCGTTCGGCGGGGAGATCCCCTCCTGCAGCGGGGAGCCTATGTTGGATTTTATCCATTCGAACAAGCCGGAAACGGGGAAATCTCAATCTAGAGTGGATTTTATCCAACGAGGAACTGCCAATTCGGACGAAATCTCCGAAAGGGCTTCTCCAGATTGGACAAAATCCAATGAAGCCAGCGAGAATCGCGAAAAAGCCGATTTTGGTTGGACAAAATCCAACGAAGCTCCGCCGAACCCCGCGCAATTCGGTTTATTTCGGGGCGCGCTCGGCTGCCGATTTTTTTTCGCCGGATCAAAACCGTTTGCCCCGTTCCGAAGTCTAATTAAAGAATGGAGGGAGACGGCTTGACGACGGAGGAGCTCGAAGAGCGGGTACGCGCCGCGCAGGGAGGGGACGACGACGCCCTGTACGAATTGATGCGAAGCGCCAAAACGAGGCTGTACGCGATCGCCTACGCTTACCTGCGGGATGAAACCGATGCGCTGGAAGCGATCCAGGAAACGACATGCCGCGCCTACATGAAGCTGAAAAAGTTGAAGGAGCCCCGATTTTTCCACACGTGGCTCATCCGCATTTTGATTCATTACTGTATGGACGAGCAGAAGCGCCGGCGCAAGACGCTGCCGCTTGCCCGGCTGCCGGAACCGCTGGCCGCCGAGCTGGCGATGGACGAACGCCTCACGCTGCGGGCGGCGATCGACAAGCTTGCGCCCAAATATCGGCACGTCATTATTTTGAAGTACGATCAGGATTTGACGGTGGGCGAAATCGCAAAGCTTCTGGAGAAACCG
Coding sequences within it:
- the odhB gene encoding 2-oxoglutarate dehydrogenase complex dihydrolipoyllysine-residue succinyltransferase, which gives rise to MQEIIVPAMGESISEGTIARWAVKVGDTVQQGDLLLELETDKVNLEISADQGGVIAEIIRQEGDTVQIGEVVGRIGEGGAAAAPAPAAPAALAPAAPAAAPAAAPAAPAAAPAAADSAANVPASPAARKLAREQGIDLSRTPTRDPLGRVYPEDVRAAGSAPASAAAPAAKPAAAAAPAAVNPAKPSERKRMSRRRLTIANRLVEAQHNAAMLTTFNEVDMTAILDVRKRRKQSFQEKFEVNLGFMSFFTKAVVGALKRFPLLNAEIDGEDIIEKHYYDIGIAVAAKEGLVVPVVRDADRLGFAEIERTIADLAKKARSNTLSLSDLSGGTFTITNGGVFGSLLSTPILNAPQVGILGMHKIQYRPVAINNETMEIRPMMYLALSYDHRIVDGAEAVSFLVKVKELLEDPESLLLES
- a CDS encoding sigma-70 family RNA polymerase sigma factor, which encodes MTTEELEERVRAAQGGDDDALYELMRSAKTRLYAIAYAYLRDETDALEAIQETTCRAYMKLKKLKEPRFFHTWLIRILIHYCMDEQKRRRKTLPLARLPEPLAAELAMDERLTLRAAIDKLAPKYRHVIILKYDQDLTVGEIAKLLEKPEGTVKTWLHKALKELKRMCGREGGGYAGR
- a CDS encoding 2-oxoglutarate dehydrogenase E1 component; the protein is MATEECTQREFWEKYYGHNLGYIQEQYELYLSNPEAVEPEYRELFATKGAPPLRYAGSAAQAAPSAAGIDPRQLRNAVLAGKLVFNIRAYGHLAADIDPLGIGPKADTNIMEPSAFGLSEADLAALPAELVWEGAPAGLANGWEAIKKLRETYTGTIAFDFGHVHSEEERKWLNHWAEQEIPSKKPNAAEQRKLLTRLIEAEQFEDFLHRTFVGQKRFSVEGNDVLVALVDEIVHELTNDGVRNITMGMAHRGRLNILAHVLNKPYSKIFSEFHHSPNKNLIPSEGSIGINYGWTGDVKYHLGANRSIKTGEAVETRITLANNPSHLEYVNPVVQGFARAAQEDRSQPGYPKQNFDLAASIVMHGDAAFPGEGIVTETLNLGQLRGYGIGGTIHIIVNNKIGFTTESVDSRSTHYASDAAKGYEIPIVHVNADDPEACIAAARMAAEYRKLFKKDFLIDLVGYRKYGHNEGDDPDATQPLIYKKVKAHPSVSKIYWNKLSAAGALSEGTYDEIKKSVLDKLKEAYEQVKQNEGQEAVHQSPPEADDKEPAFPTAVPLEKLREINAELLRWPNGFKVYPKLQKILERRADALNEGEKVDWSHAETLAFATILSEGRPIRITGQDAERATFAHRNLVLHDPETGDVFCPLHRLPQARASFAIHNSPLSESAVLGFEYGYNVFSPETMVIWEAQFGDFANVAQVLFDQFIAAGRSKWSEKSSLVMLLPHGFEGQGPEHSSARLERVLQLSGEENWIVANVSSAAQYFHLLRRQASLLGTDNARPLVLMSPKSLLRNPRVASAPAEFSEGSFRSVLEHPGLGGKKDRVERLVLCSGKVSIDLAEALEKEENGKTDWLHIARVEQLYPFPANEIAEIAGRYPKLKEIVWVQEEPRNMGAWNFVESRLRDLAPAGVSVQYIGRPDRSSPATGFQQVHALEQQYIISQTLKPSRSLTLNLGR